GCCACGAGGACATCGGCCCGGCGGGCGGCGAGCCGGTCGGTGGCCGAGCCGGGGTACTCCGCCTCCGAGCGCTTCCGCCAGTCCGGCGGGGCGGCGACGGGACGGCGGCTCGGGGCCGGGGCGGGGGCCGTGGCCGCGTCGATCGCCGAGATCAGCGCGGCCCCGTCGGCCGGGGTGAGGCGGGCGGCGACGACCAGTGACCCGTCGTCGGCCCACCTCCAGGTCAACGACCGCCGTGCGGACAGGCGGCCGGGGTCGGCCTGCAAGCGGCGGGTGGCGCGGACGACCGTCTCGACGTGGCTGGCCGTCCCGGCGAGAGCGAGATCGAGCAGGGTCCGCTCGGCGTCGACCGGGGCGTCATGGAGCCGCGGCGCCGGCGCGGGCCGGTCGGCGACCCCGCCGGCCGAGGTCGCGCCCGAGACGGCGGACCTCCCCTCGGCGGCCGCGTCCGCGACGGCCGCATCCCCGACGGCGGTGTCCGCAGTTTCCGTGTCACCGGTGGCCGTGTCTCCGGCGGCCGCGGCGCCGGACGGCCCGGTCGCGGAGTCGGAGGCCGGCGAGCCGGATGCGGGGTCGTCGGCCTCCACCGCGGCGAGATCCGCGGAGACGGTGGCGGGGGGCACGGTGACGCGGGTGATCGCCCGCACCTTGGAGTAGGAGATCCGGCCCTGGGCGAACGCCGCGGCGATCAGCGGCAACCGCCGCAGCGCGTGCGCCACCCGGACGTGCTCGTGCGCGGTGCGCAGGCTCATCCCGATCCGCCAGGTCAGCCAGTGCGCGCACGACCTGAGCCCGGGACCGGCCCAGCCGGCCCGGTCGTCGAACTCCGCGAGGAGCGTCAGGAAGCGGCTCTGGGCGGCGGCCAGGTGCCCCGCGAGGCCGAGCAGCTCGTCCTCGAGCTGCGGGAGGGTCAGGGGCGGGGTGGGGGCGGGCTGCGTCATGACGTCCTCCGGATCGGGTCTCGAACACCTGTTCGCGACCGTGGCACGGAGGTCCGACACCCTCGTCGCCCGAGGAGGTGCACCGCCGCAGTTGTCCACAGGCGATCACCGGCGGGTGACCCCGATCACCGGATGAGACAGGATGGGTCCGATCGGGGATCGGCCGGACGGAAGGGGCGCGCATGGGACTCGCGACGGAGGCCGGTCCGGTGCAACCGTCGGCCGGCGCGACCGAGGGATCCGGCGCGCCGACGATCCTGCTGGTGCAGGCGTCCACCGACGTCGAGCGCGGCCTGATCTCGAGGTGGGCGCAGGACAGCGGGCTCGACCCGGTGCAGGTCCTGCCCCTGCACGGTCCCGCGCTCAGCCGTCCGCTCGCCGAGGCCGACGGGGCCGCGGTGGTGACGGCGGCGCGCGTCGCCTGGCTGCCCCGCGAGCACAACGGGGTCCGGCGCGTCCGCTGGGCCGACCTCGTCTCGCTCACCGATCCCCGCCGCCCGCCCGCGCGGCAGCAGGCCCGGATCGCCCGGCGCGAACCCGACCGCGCGCCGGTCGTCGTCGCCGAGCCCGCCACCGTCGCGGAGCTGCGCGCCCGGCACCGCGACGGCGGCGACCTGGGCCGCTTCGTCGCGGGCCAGGCCACGCTCGCGCTGGAGCGGGCCGAGCGTGCGCTGGTGGGCGACCGCTACAAGGTGCCGAAGCAGATCGTCGAGATGATCGAGGACGACCCGTCGTTCCGCCGCGAGGTCACCGCGCTGGCCGAGAAGCTGGAGCTGCCCGAGGCCGAGGTGGCGGCGAAGGCGCGCACCGACCTGCAGGGCCTCGTCGCGTCGATGAGCCCGATGGCCGTCGACCTGCTGTCCGGCGCCCTGCGCCCGCTGCACGCCCGCGCCTGGGACGTCCAGGTCGACACCGCGGGCCTGGAGCGGCTGCGCGAGCTCAACCGCCGCGACGCGCTCGTGTTCCTGCCCAGCCACCGCTCCTACGCCGACCCGCTGCTGCTCGCCGACGTCCTCGCCGAGCACGACTTCCCGCGCAACCACGTGCTGGGCGGGGAGAACCTGCGGTTCTGGCCGGTCGGTCCGGTCGCGAAACGCGCCGGGGTCGTGTTCATCCGGCGCAGCTTCGGCGACGACGAGGTCTACAAGCTCGCCGTGCGCGAGTACTTCGGCTTCCTGCTCTCCAAGCGCTTCAACCTGGAGTGGTACATGGAGGGCGGCCGCTCGCGCACCGGCAAGCTGCGCCCGCCGAAGTTCGGGCTGCTGGCCAACGTCGCCGAGGCCGTCGAGCGCGACCGGGTCTCCGACGTCCACCTGGTGCCCGTCTCGATCACCTACGACCAGCTCCGCGAGGTGGCCGCGATGGCCGCGGAGCAGGCCGGGGCGGCGAAGAAGGGCGAGGGGGTCGCGTGGCTCGCCCGCTACGCCCGCGCGCAGCTGAGCCAGATCGGCACCGCCCAGGTCCGGTTCGCCGAACCGATCTCGCTGCGCGCCGCGCTGGACGCGACGCCGGACCGGCGCCTCGCGCTGCAGAAGGCCGCGTTCGAGGTGGCCGTCGGGATCAACCGCGTCACGCCCGTCATGGCGACGGCGCTGGTCACGCTCGCGCTGCTCGGCGTCCGCGACCGTGCGCTCACCCTCGGCCAGGTGCGCAGGGTGCTCGCCCCGGTCCGCGAGTACGTGCTCGACCGCGACCTGCCCCATAGCGGTGACGGCCACGGCGGCGACGCGCTCGACACCGACGCCGGGGTCCGCGGGGTCCTCGCCGCCCTGGCCGCGTCCCGGGTGGTCACGACGTACGCGGGCGGGGAGGAGCCGGTGTACGCGATCGAGCGCGGCCAGCACCTCGTCGCCGCGTTCTACCGCAACAGCGCGATCCACCACTTCGTCGACCGCGCGCTGGCCGAGCTGGTGCTGCTCAGCCCGCCCGACGAGCGGTGGGAGTCCGCGTTCGCGCTGCGCGACCAGCTGAAGTTCGAGTTCTTCTTCCCCGACCGCGACACCTACCGGGCCCGGCTCACCGCGGAGCTCGAGCGGCTCGACCCGGGATGGGAGACCGCGCAGGACGGGCGCGCGATCCTGGGCCGGGCGCCGTTCCTCATGGCGCACCGCGTGCTGCGGTCCTTCGTCGACGCCCAGCTCGTCGTGGCCGAGCGGCTCGCCGCGCGCGCTCCGCGGAACGCGATCGCGGAGAAGGAGTTCCTCGACGAGTGCACCGGCGTCGGGCAGCAGATGCTGCTGCAGGGCCGGCTGCACGGCCCGGAGTCGCTCTCTCGCGAGCTGTTCGCGAGCGCGCTGCGCCTGGCCGGCAACCTGGACCTGGTCGACCCGGGGCGTGAGGAGCTGGGTCTGCGCCGGGCCGACCTGGCGAGCAGACTGCGGGCCGTGCTGGGACAGGTGATCACGATCGACGAGCTGGACGCGGCGTCGCGACGGGAGGTCGTCGGTGTCGCACCCTGACGCGCGCTGGTCCGAGGCCGACCTGATCGCCGACGTCGAGTCGGGGCCGCAGGGCCCCGGGATCGGCGCCTTCTTCGACTTCGACGGCACCCTCATCGACGGGTTCTCCCTCGGCGCCTTCGCCCGCCACCACGTGCGGTCCGGCCACGTCGAGCCCGTCGACCTGGGTCGGATGCTGCTCATCGGCATGCGCGGGTTGACCACCGAGGACGACTTCGAGCGCTTCTTCGTCCTCGGGATGCGCGCCTGGGCCGGGCGCAGCGAGGACGAGCTGACCGAGCTGGGGGAGCGGCTGTGGCGCCAGGGCGTCGCCGGGTCGCTCTACCCGGAGGCGTGGCGGCTCGTCGCCGCGCACCGCCGCGCCGGGCACACCGTGGTGCTGGCCTCCTCGGCCACCCGCTTCCAGGTGGAGCCGGCGGCGCGGGCGATGGGCGTCGAGCACGTGCTGGTCACGCCCGTGGAGTTCGCCGACGGGCTGTGCACCGGGCACCCCGGCGGGCCGCCGCTGTGGCGGGCCGGTAAGGCCGCGGCCGTGCGGGAGTTCGCGCCCGCGCACGGTGTCGACCTGGAGCGCAGCTACGCCTACTCCAACGGCGACGAGGACGTGCCGTTCCTGGGCACCGTCGGCCGCCCGCGCGCGCTCAACCCCGGCGACGGGCTCGCCCGCGAGGCCGCCGAGCAGGGCTGGCCGGTCGCCCGGTTCCGGTCGCGCGGCCGCGGCGGGGCGCGGGAGATCGCGCGGGCGCTCGGGGCCGTCGGCGGCACGCTCGGCGGGTTCGGCGCGGGCCTCGCGCTGGGCGCGGTCAACCAGCTGCTCGGCCAGGGCAGCCGGCGCGACGCGGTCGACCTCGGGCTGAGCCTGGCCGGGGACCTGGGGACCGCGCTCGCCGGGGTCACCCTCGACGTGCGGGGGGCCGAGCACCTGGTGTCCCACCGGCCCGCGGTGTTCCTGTTCAACCACCAGAGCCAGCTCGACGTCATCGTGCTCGCCAAGCTGCTGCGCGGCGGGTTCACCGGGGTCGCGAAGAAGGAGGCCGCGAGCATCCCCGGGTTCGGCGCGGCGTTCCGGCTGGCCGACGTCGCGTTCGTCGACCGGAGCGACACCACCGCCGCGAAGGCCGCTCTCGCCCCCGCGGTCCAGCGGCTGCGCGAGGGCATCTCGCTGGTCATCGCCCCCGAGGGCACCCGCAGCGTCACCCCGGCGCTCGGACCGTTCAAGAAGGGCGCGTTCCACGTCGCGATGCAGGCCGGGGTGCCGGTCGTGCCCGTGGTGATCCACAACGCCGGGGAGCTCATGTGGCGCGGGGCGTCGACGATCCGGGAGGGCACGGTGCAGGTCACCGTGCTGCCGCCGGTCGACACCTCCGACTGGCGCGCCGACGAGCTCGACGCGCGGGTCGCCGAGGTGCGCGCCGGCTACCTCGACGTGCTCGACCAGCGCGAGGTCGGGGCGCCGCGGGGGACGGTCGAGGTGACCACCGGGCCGCGCGGGCCGGTGGCCGAGCCGCTGGCCTGGGAGACCGCCGCGGAGATGGACGCCGACGCCGCCGCCGTGTGGCGCAGCGGGTCGGCCCGCTCCACGCTGACCCTGCTGGAGCTGCTCGATCCCGCCCCCGACCCGGACCGGCTCGCGGCCGCGCACGAGTGGGCGTCGCGGATGGTGCCGCGGATGCGCCAGGTCGTCGCCGAGCCCGCACTGGGGGCCGGGCCGCCGGTCTGGGCCGGCGTCGAGGAGATCGACCTCGACCACCACGTCACCCGGATCGCGCTGCCCGCCCCCGGGACGCACCGCCAGCTCCTCGACGCCGTGGCCGAGTTCGCCGCGGCCCCGCTGGACCGGACCCGCCCGCTGTGGGCGGCCCTGCTCGTCGAGGGGCTGGAGGGCGGAGCGGCCGGGTACGCGGTGAAGATCCACCACAGCGTCACCGACGGCGTCGGGGCCGTCCGGCTGATGGGGATGCTGCACAGCCGTTCCGCGGAACACGATCCGCACCGCCCCGAGCCGCCGGTGCCGCCCGTCCGCACCGCGCCGTCGGCGGCCGGGGCACTGGCCCGGTTGGGGGCCGACGTGCTGACCCACCCCGTCGACACCGTCGGCGGGCTCGTCCGCTCCGCCGCCCGCGTGCTCGCCCCGCCCGCCGACGCCCCCGAGCGCCGCGCCCCCCTGCTGGCCGGGCGGGGCGGGGTGCGCCGGGCCGAGGTGCTGGAGGTGCCGCTCGCGGACCTGCGGGCCGGGGCGGCAGCGGCCGGCGGGTCACCGACCGACGGGTTCCTCGCCGCCGTCCTCGGCGCGCTGCGCGGCTACCACCGGCACTTCGGGGTCGACGTCGACGACACCACCGTCGCCCTCGGGCTGCCCGTCGGGCTCGGCGCGCAGGACGGGGCGGGCGGCCGGCTCGCCGGGGCGGTGGTGCGCGCGCCGCTGACCGTCGCCGACGCGGGCGACCGCGTCCGCACGGTGCGGGAGCTGCTGCTGTCGACCGGACCGTCCGACACGTCCGGCTCCGGGGCCGACGTGCAGGTGGCGTCGGTGCCCGGGATCGGGCACCCGGTGTGGTTCGCCGGGTCGCGGGTCAGCCGGCTCTACCCGCTCGGTCCGCTGGCCGGGTGCGCCGCGACCGTCACGATGGTGGCCCACGACGGCACCGCGTGCGTCGGGATCGTGCTCGACGACGCGGCCGTCACGGAGCCGGACCTGTTCCTCGACGGCGTCCGGGCCGGGCTGGCCGAGGTGGTCGCGCTGGGCCGGTGACCGCGCCGGTCCGGTGGGCGTGCCGGTCCGGTCAGACGTCCTGCTCGACGGCCCTGTTCCACTCCGCCTTGCTCGACTGCCAGCCGTCCTCGGTGAACGTGCGCCGCCAGTAGCCCGAGATCGACAGGGCGTCGCGCGGCACGCCGCGCTCGGCGAGGAGGTGCTTGCGCAGCGCGCGGGTGGCGACGGCCTCGCCGTGCACGAACCCGCACACCCGCCCGGGCGGGAACTCCAGCTTCTCGACGGCCCGCAGCAGCAGGTCGGGGGCGGTGGGGTCGGCCTCCCGGTGGAGCCAGGTGACGTGCAGGTCGCCGGGGGAGGACAGCGGGAGCTCGTCGGCCGGGCCGTCGGCCTCGAGGAAGACGTGCACCGGCCTGTTCCGCGGAACGCGGGCGAGCGAGGCGGCGATCGCGGGCAGCGCGCTCTCGTCGCCGGCCATCAGGTACCAGTCGGCGTCGGGGTCGGGCGCGAAGGCGCCGCCCGGACCGCGCAGGGCGACCAGGTCACCGGGCTGCGCCGACCGCGCCCACGGCCCCGCGACGCCCGTGTCGCCGTGCACGACGAAGTCGATCGTCAGTCGCCCGTCGGCCCAGGAGCGCACGGTGTAGGTGCGCTGGACCGGCCACTGGTCGCGCGGCAGCGTCGCGCGCACCTCGGCGGCGTCGAACGGCACCGCGTAGGGCGCGCCCGGCGGGGGGAAGGCGAGCTTGACGTAGTGGTCGGTGAACTCGCCCGCGGAGAACCCCGTGAGCCCGTCACCCCCGAGCACGACGCGCACCAGGTGCGGGGTCAGCTGCTCGACCTGCTCCACTCGTCCGTACACGCGGATCTCCTACTCGCCGGAAGTAAGGACAACCTTACTCGTATGCGCGAGGGGACGTCAGTCGATCTCCGCGTAGCGCTGGACGCGCTCGGCGTCGTCGACGCGCGGGCAGGTCGAGCAGGGCCGGCCGTCCTCGGAGACCTTGAAGTAGTAGCAGCAGCCGACGCGGCGCCGGGCGACGTGCGCGCGGTCGCGGGCGTCGACGAGGCGGTGGAGCGACGAGGCGTCCGCGAACTGCGCCGTCGCTCCCGGGAGCACGACCGCGCCCTCGCCGACGACGCCCGGATCGTCGGGGTCGCCGCCGTACCAGACGCCGGTGTCGAGGGCGTCGTAGAACGAGCCGAGCAGCCCGCGCCGGGGGAGGCGGGCGCCGCCGCGGTAGCCCGCGAGGAAGTCGTCGGCGTGCGCGCGGACCTGCCGGCGCAGCTCCGCGGCCAGCGCCGCCTCGTCGTCGACGACGGTGGCGGCCGGGTGGTCGGCGTCGGGGTCGTCGGGCAGGCACCAGAAGCGGGGGTCGAGCAGGGCGATGCCGTCGGGGTGGTGCTCCGCGGGGTGGCGGGAGAACGCGAGCGAGGAGCGGTCGAGGCGGGGCACGCGCCGGGCCAGGCGGAACGCCGCACCGCCGACGCCGCCGGGGATCGCGGCGTAGCCGTCGAGGCAGAACCCGCTGGTCGTCATGGGGTGCGTGCGGCCGTAGGTGCGGGCGATGGCGCCCGACATCCGCGATTCCCAGTCGGCGAGGTAGGACGCGTCGACGTCGGCGCAGAGCGTCCAGGTCGACGCGTCCGCCGGCAGCCCGACGCGCAGGCTCAGCCACCCGATCGCCGTGTCGAGCCGGGCGACGGTCGCCCGCAGGGGATCCGTGGTGAGCGTCCGCGTCATGTTGGTGAGGCTATCCTCGGCACCCGCCGGTGTCGATGGGACC
This sequence is a window from Pseudonocardia petroleophila. Protein-coding genes within it:
- a CDS encoding glycerol-3-phosphate 1-O-acyltransferase; this translates as MGLATEAGPVQPSAGATEGSGAPTILLVQASTDVERGLISRWAQDSGLDPVQVLPLHGPALSRPLAEADGAAVVTAARVAWLPREHNGVRRVRWADLVSLTDPRRPPARQQARIARREPDRAPVVVAEPATVAELRARHRDGGDLGRFVAGQATLALERAERALVGDRYKVPKQIVEMIEDDPSFRREVTALAEKLELPEAEVAAKARTDLQGLVASMSPMAVDLLSGALRPLHARAWDVQVDTAGLERLRELNRRDALVFLPSHRSYADPLLLADVLAEHDFPRNHVLGGENLRFWPVGPVAKRAGVVFIRRSFGDDEVYKLAVREYFGFLLSKRFNLEWYMEGGRSRTGKLRPPKFGLLANVAEAVERDRVSDVHLVPVSITYDQLREVAAMAAEQAGAAKKGEGVAWLARYARAQLSQIGTAQVRFAEPISLRAALDATPDRRLALQKAAFEVAVGINRVTPVMATALVTLALLGVRDRALTLGQVRRVLAPVREYVLDRDLPHSGDGHGGDALDTDAGVRGVLAALAASRVVTTYAGGEEPVYAIERGQHLVAAFYRNSAIHHFVDRALAELVLLSPPDERWESAFALRDQLKFEFFFPDRDTYRARLTAELERLDPGWETAQDGRAILGRAPFLMAHRVLRSFVDAQLVVAERLAARAPRNAIAEKEFLDECTGVGQQMLLQGRLHGPESLSRELFASALRLAGNLDLVDPGREELGLRRADLASRLRAVLGQVITIDELDAASRREVVGVAP
- a CDS encoding DUF222 domain-containing protein, encoding MTQPAPTPPLTLPQLEDELLGLAGHLAAAQSRFLTLLAEFDDRAGWAGPGLRSCAHWLTWRIGMSLRTAHEHVRVAHALRRLPLIAAAFAQGRISYSKVRAITRVTVPPATVSADLAAVEADDPASGSPASDSATGPSGAAAAGDTATGDTETADTAVGDAAVADAAAEGRSAVSGATSAGGVADRPAPAPRLHDAPVDAERTLLDLALAGTASHVETVVRATRRLQADPGRLSARRSLTWRWADDGSLVVAARLTPADGAALISAIDAATAPAPAPSRRPVAAPPDWRKRSEAEYPGSATDRLAARRADVLVAMVTTTGDLDAATDPGSGTRPETADSGADTGPGPAAEQHGRRAAVRTAVQRGRADVVVHIDVADGTASIVGGPEIAPATAERLACDARAQVLLEDGRNRLYLGRRRRLASPAQIAALTVRDSGRCRFAGCTRERHLQAHHVVHWLRAGRTDLDNLVLLCGFHHTLVHERGYGIRRSATGWESVRPDGTPVPAVGAPLVGDVERLIEMQTRAELRIEPDGLTPTWGGERLDRHAILAHLLPPAGDDGIDDAERSSVAA
- a CDS encoding HAD-IB family hydrolase, which gives rise to MSHPDARWSEADLIADVESGPQGPGIGAFFDFDGTLIDGFSLGAFARHHVRSGHVEPVDLGRMLLIGMRGLTTEDDFERFFVLGMRAWAGRSEDELTELGERLWRQGVAGSLYPEAWRLVAAHRRAGHTVVLASSATRFQVEPAARAMGVEHVLVTPVEFADGLCTGHPGGPPLWRAGKAAAVREFAPAHGVDLERSYAYSNGDEDVPFLGTVGRPRALNPGDGLAREAAEQGWPVARFRSRGRGGAREIARALGAVGGTLGGFGAGLALGAVNQLLGQGSRRDAVDLGLSLAGDLGTALAGVTLDVRGAEHLVSHRPAVFLFNHQSQLDVIVLAKLLRGGFTGVAKKEAASIPGFGAAFRLADVAFVDRSDTTAAKAALAPAVQRLREGISLVIAPEGTRSVTPALGPFKKGAFHVAMQAGVPVVPVVIHNAGELMWRGASTIREGTVQVTVLPPVDTSDWRADELDARVAEVRAGYLDVLDQREVGAPRGTVEVTTGPRGPVAEPLAWETAAEMDADAAAVWRSGSARSTLTLLELLDPAPDPDRLAAAHEWASRMVPRMRQVVAEPALGAGPPVWAGVEEIDLDHHVTRIALPAPGTHRQLLDAVAEFAAAPLDRTRPLWAALLVEGLEGGAAGYAVKIHHSVTDGVGAVRLMGMLHSRSAEHDPHRPEPPVPPVRTAPSAAGALARLGADVLTHPVDTVGGLVRSAARVLAPPADAPERRAPLLAGRGGVRRAEVLEVPLADLRAGAAAAGGSPTDGFLAAVLGALRGYHRHFGVDVDDTTVALGLPVGLGAQDGAGGRLAGAVVRAPLTVADAGDRVRTVRELLLSTGPSDTSGSGADVQVASVPGIGHPVWFAGSRVSRLYPLGPLAGCAATVTMVAHDGTACVGIVLDDAAVTEPDLFLDGVRAGLAEVVALGR
- a CDS encoding siderophore-interacting protein codes for the protein MYGRVEQVEQLTPHLVRVVLGGDGLTGFSAGEFTDHYVKLAFPPPGAPYAVPFDAAEVRATLPRDQWPVQRTYTVRSWADGRLTIDFVVHGDTGVAGPWARSAQPGDLVALRGPGGAFAPDPDADWYLMAGDESALPAIAASLARVPRNRPVHVFLEADGPADELPLSSPGDLHVTWLHREADPTAPDLLLRAVEKLEFPPGRVCGFVHGEAVATRALRKHLLAERGVPRDALSISGYWRRTFTEDGWQSSKAEWNRAVEQDV